A stretch of the Ictidomys tridecemlineatus isolate mIctTri1 chromosome 5, mIctTri1.hap1, whole genome shotgun sequence genome encodes the following:
- the Mocs3 gene encoding adenylyltransferase and sulfurtransferase MOCS3, whose protein sequence is MAAREQVLALQAEVARREEELSSLKQRLAAALLAEQEPEPERLVPVSPLPPKAVLSREEILRYSRQLVLPELGVHGQLRLAAASVLIVGCGGLGCPLAQYLAAAGVGRLGLVDYDVVEMSNLARQVLHGEALAGQAKAFSAAASLRRLNSAVECVPYAQALTPATALDLVRQYDVVADCSDNVPTRYLVNDACVLAGRPLVSASALRFEGQITVYHYDGGPCYRCVFPQPPPAETVTNCADGGVLGVVTGVLGCLQALEVLKIAAGLGPSYSGSLLLFDALGGHFRCIRLRRRRPDCAACGERPTVTDLQDYEAFCGSSATDKCRSLRVLSPEERVSVTDYKRLLDSGAPHLLLDVRPKVEVDICHLPHALHIPLKHLERRDAESLKLLGEAIQEGKQRIQEGAALSIYVICKLGNDSQKAVKILQSLTAAQELDSLMVQDVVGGLMAWAAKIDGSFPQY, encoded by the coding sequence ATGGCTGCCCGGGAGCAGGTGCTCGCCTTACAGGCTGAAGTTGCCCGGCGTGAGGAGGAGCTGAGTTCTCTGAAGCAGCGGCTGGCGGCAGCTCTTTTGGCAGAACAAGAACCTGAGCCAGAACGCCTGGTTCCGGTGTCGCCGCTGCCGCCCAAGGCCGTCCTGTCCCGAGAAGAGATTCTGCGCTATAGCCGGCAGCTAGTACTGCCTGAGCTGGGCGTGCACGGACAGCTGCGCCTGGCTGCCGCGTCGGTGCTCATCGTGGGCTGCGGTGGACTCGGCTGCCCGCTGGCGCAGTACCTGGCTGCAGCCGGCGTGGGCCGCCTTGGCCTGGTGGACTACGACGTGGTAGAGATGAGCAACCTAGCCCGCCAAGTGCTGCATGGCGAGGCACTGGCCGGACAGGCCAAAGCCTTTTCTGCCGCCGCCTCGCTGCGCCGCCTCAATTCGGCGGTGGAGTGCGTGCCCTATGCTCAAGCGCTTACCCCAGCCACGGCGCTGGACCTAGTCCGCCAGTACGACGTGGTGGCCGACTGCTCCGACAACGTGCCCACACGTTATCTGGTTAATGACGCCTGCGTGCTGGCCGGCCGTCCTCTTGTGTCGGCCAGCGCCCTGCGCTTCGAAGGTCAAATCACAGTTTACCACTATGACGGTGGGCCTTGCTATCGCTGCGTGTTCCCCCAGCCACCCCCAGCAGAGACGGTGACCAACTGTGCAGATGGTGGGGTGCTCGGTGTGGTAACTGGGGTCCTGGGCTGCCTGCAGGCGCTAGAGGTGCTGAAGATCGCTGCAGGCCTGGGTCCCTCTTACAGTGGCAGTCTGTTGCTCTTTGACGCTCTTGGAGGGCATTTCCGCTGTATTCGGCTGCGGAGGCGCAGGCCCGACTGTGCAGCTTGCGGGGAGCGCCCCACTGTTACCGACCTGCAGGACTATGAGGCCTTCTGTGGCTCTTCAGCTACCGATAAGTGCCGTTCCCTGCGGGTTCTGAGCCCAGAGGAGCGTGTTTCTGTCACTGACTATAAGCGACTTCTGGATTCTGGGGCACCCCATCTATTGCTGGATGTCAGGCCTAAAGTGGAGGTGGACATCTGTCATTTGCCTCATGCCCTTCACATCCCTTTGAAACATTTAGAACGGAGGGATGCGGAAAGCCTGAAACTCCTGGGAGAAGCAATCCAGGAAGGGAAGCAGCGTATTCAGGAAGGGGCTGCACTCTCCATTTATGTGATTTGCAAACTAGGAAATGACTCCCAAAAAGCCGTGAAGATCCTGCAGTCCTTAACAGCAGCCCAGGAGTTAGACTCTTTAATGGTTCAGGATGTTGTGGGGGGACTCATGGCCTGGGCTGCCAAAATCGATGGGTCATTTCCACAGTACTGA
- the Dpm1 gene encoding dolichol-phosphate mannosyltransferase subunit 1, producing the protein MASVESRRSPASSRQEPEGRSRRQDKYSVLLPTYNERENLPLIVWLLVKSFSESGINYEIIIIDDGSPDGTKDVAEQLEKIYGSDKILLRPREKKLGLGTAYIHGMEHATGNYIVIMDADLSHHPKFIPEFIRKQKEGNFDIVSGTRYKGNGGVYGWDLKRKIISRGANFITQVLLRPGASDLTGSFRLYRKEVLQKLVEKCVSKGYVFQMEMIVRARQMNYTIGEVPISFVDRVYGESKLGGNEIVSFLKGLLTLFATT; encoded by the exons ATGGCCTCCGTGGAGTCGCGTCGGAGTCCTGCCAGCTCTCGGCAGGAGCCGGAGGGGCGCTCCCGACGCCAGGACAAGTACTCGGTGCTCTTACCCACCTACAACGAGCGCGAGAACCTGCCGCTCATCGTGTGGCTGCTGGTGAAGAGCTTCTCCGAGAG tggaATCAACTATGAAATTATAATCATAGATGATGGAAGCCCAGATGGAACAAAGGATGTTGCTGAACAGTTGGAAAAGATCTATGGATCCGACAAAATT CTTCTAAGACCACGGGAGAAAAAACTGGGATTAG gaaCTGCGTATATTCATGGAATGGAACATGCCACAGGAAACTACATAGTTATTATGGATGCTGATCTCTCTCACCAT cCAAAATTTATTCCTGAATTCATTAG gAAGCAAAAAGAGGGTAATTTTGATATTGTCTCTGGAACTCGCTACAAAGGAAATGGTGGTGTATATGGCTgggatttgaaaagaaaaataatcag CCGTGGGGCCAATTTTATAACTCAGGTTTTGCTGAGACCAGGCGCATCTGATTTAACAGGAAGTTTCAG ATTATACCGAAAGGAAGTTCTACAGAAATTAgtagaaaaatgtgtttctaagGGCTATGTCTTCCAGATGGAGATGATTGTTCGGGCAAGACAGATGAATTATACTATTGGTGAG GTTCCAATATCATTTGTGGATCGTGTTTATGGTGAATCCAAGTTGGGAGGAAATGAAATAGTCTCTTTCTTGAAAGGATTGTTGACTCTTTTTGCTACTACATAA